The nucleotide window GCTGCTTCATGATGAACGGCCAGGAAATCGCGACAGCGGTGGGTTACGGCGGCAGGTTCATCGCCATCGTGGTGGACAACCAGTGTTTCGCCACCATCCGCGAACACCAGGAACGGGAATACCCCGGCCGGCCCTCGGGCACCCACCTGACCAACCCGGACTTCGCCGCCTGGGCCGAAACCTACGGCGGCCACGGCGAGCGGGTGGAACGCACCGAAGACTTCCAGGCAGCCTTCCGCCGCGCGGTGTCCAGCGGCAAGCCCGCCGTCCTGCACGTCCTGCAGGACCCCGCAACCCGCGCCCCGCGGACGGATTCCTGACCCCGCGCAACTTTCGCCCGAACAGCTTTCCAGAGGAGAAACCATGAGTGCCACCATCGTTGAACCCAACCCGGCAGCCTTCACCGGCGACGACGCGAAGTTCATTGAAGACTTCGCTACCCTGTGCACGTTCGGCGCCACCGCGAACGGCGGCGTGCACCGGCTGGCCGGCAGTGCGGCCGACGGCGAACAGCGTACCTGGCTGACCCGGCTGCTCGAACAGCACGGCTTCCGCGTGGAGTTCGACCGGATCGGCAACCAGTTCGGCCTGCTCGAACTGGTCCCCGGCGCGCCCTACGTCCTGGTCGGTTCACACCTCGATTCGCAGCCGACGGCAGGCCGGTACGACGGCGCGTACGGTGTCCTCGCCGCGGCCCACGCCGCCATCCGGGTCGCCGCCCACAGCGAAAACGGGACGTCGAAGCCGCAGTACAACCTCGCCGTCGTCAATTGGTTCAACGAGGAAGGCGCCCGCTTCAAGCCCTCGATGATGGGCAGCTCCGTTTACACCGGAAAGCTTGCGCTCGAGGATGCGCTAACGACGGCGGACCCGGCCGGCGTCACGGTAGGGGAGGCGCTGGAGTCCATCGGCTGCCTTGGCACCGGCGGCGGGCCTGAAGCCGCCTACTGCGCGGAAATCCATATCGAGCAGGGCCGCAGCATGGAGCGCGAGGGCGTCACTATCGGCGTGGTCGATTCGAACTGGGCCGCCAACAAGTACCAACTGGTGGTGCACGGCGAGCAGGCGCACACCGGATCCACAGTGATCGCCGACCGCCGGGACGCGCTGCTCGGTGCCTCGATGCTGGTGGTTGCCGCCCGGGAGATCGCGGACCGGTTCCCCGGGGTCCTCCACACCTCGGTGGGCCAGCTGGACGTCTACCCCAACTCGCCCGTCGTCGTGCCCTCGAAGGTGACGCTGCTGCTGGACCTGCGCTCGGCGGACGAGGAAGTGCTGGCCCAGGCGGATCAGCTGCTCCATGACCGGATGGCCGAGATCGAGCGGCTGGCCAACGTCTCCGTGGAGAAGACCTCCTCGCACTGCTGGCCGGTCACCCCGTACCAGCCGGAGGGCGTGGAACTCTCGGAGAAGGTTGCCGTGGACTTGGGGCTGCCGTACGGACGGGTCAAGACCCTGGCCGGGCACGATTCCACCAACATGAAGGACATCGTCCCCACGGTCATGCTGTTCGTCCCGTCGGTGGAGGGCATCTCGCACAACGAGCACGAGTACACCCGGGATGAGGACATCGTCGCCGGCCTGCACGTGCTCACCGCCGTGGTGCAGCGGCTGGCCGAGGGGGAACTGGACGGGAAGTAGGGCCTGGTCCCAGGCAGGCCAGGGGAAGAACCCCTAACAGGTGGTCGCCGATATCAGACGAGGGCGCTGAATGCTTCGGCTTTGTCCTTTGCTCCCTGGACGATGACTTGGTCGTCGTCGTAGAGCACGGTCTGCGGGGTTGTGTGTTCCCATTGTCCGCCCTTGCGCTTAACAGCGACCACGGTGATGTCGTATTTTGAGCGAAGCTGCAGTACCTCCAGTGGGCGGTCCTGTGCCACAGCCGGCGGGGTGGTGCGGATCATGACGAAATTGTCTTCGAACTCGACATAGTCCAGCATCGCTCCCCGGACGAGGTGCGCCACCCGGCGGCCCATGTCGTGCTCGGGCCGAATCACATGGTGCACCCCGAGTTGTTCGAGGATCTCGGCGTGCGGTTCGCTGATGGCTTTGGCCCAGATTCCGGGTTTGGCGAATTTCAGGAGCCGGGATGTGGTGAGGATGCTGGCCTCCACATCGGTGCCGATCCCCACCACGGCGCGGTCGAACTCGGGCACGGAGAGCTGCCGCAGCACTTCGTCTTTGGTTGCGTCGGCGCGGACAACGTGGGTGAGCAGCCCATTGAAGGACTGGACGGTCTCTTCGCTGTCGTCGATGCCCAGGACCTGGGTGCCCAGGGACTCAAGCTCCAGGGCCAGCGAGCCGCCGAAGCGGCCCAAACCGATAACGACGACGGAGTCCGCCTCGGCGATCCGGTCGAAGGATCGTGCGGGGAAGGGGATCCTAGCCAATGAGGGGCCTTTCTTTCGGGAATTCGTACAGGATCGGCCGTGAGCGCAGCGCCAGCGCGGAGGCCAGCGTGACCGGGCCGAGTCGGCCGACGAACATCAGGATGATCAGGATGACCTGTCCGGCCGGCGGCAGCGAGGCGGTGATGCCGGTGGACAGGCCCACGGTGGCGAATGCGGAGACGGCTTCGAACAGCAGTTTCTCCATGCCGGCGTCGGAGAGAAACATCAGGGCCATGGTGGCTGTGACGACCAAGGCGATGGCCAGCAGCACCACGGTCATGGCCTGGCGGTGCACCGAACGGGAGAGCCGCTTGCCGAAGATGTTTACAGCGGCTTCGCCCCGGATCTCGGTGTAGAGGATGAAGTAGAGCACGGCGAAGGTGGTGATCTTCAGGCCGCCCGCCGTACCCGCCGGGCCGCCGCCGATGAACATCATGATGTCTATGCCAAGCCAAGACACCGGGTTCATCTGGCCGATGTCGATGCTGTTGAAACCTGCTGTGCGGGTTATGACGGATTGGAAAAACCCGGCCAGAACCCGCGTGCCTGGATCCAGTGCGCCGAGCGTCGCCCGGTTCGTCCACTCCACCGCGGTGATGAAGACCGACCCTCCGGCCAATAGGATCGCCGAGCCCATCAGCACCAGCTTTGTGTTCATGGACCAGTGGATCGGACGCCGGTAGTGACGCGCCAGCTCGAACAGAACCGGGAAGCCGAGCCCTCCAACGATAACCGCCGCGGCGATCGGCAGACAGATCCACGGATCCGCGACGAAGCCCATCAAGCTGTCCGAATACAGCGCGAAACCTGCGTTGTTGAACGAAGACACCGAGTGGAACACACCGTGCCAGAGGGCCTCGCCGGGCGGGTAACCGTATCCGGTGATGAAGCGCAGGGTGAGTATCACGGCCAGCACGGTTTCGGTGATCAGGCTGATCTTCAGGACACCGAGCAGCACGCGCCGGACGTCGCCGAAGCCAGCGCTCTTGGTCTCTGCCGCCGCCGAAATTCGCGCGCGCAGTCCCAGCCGCCCGGCCATCAGCACGCCCAGCAGCGCCCCGAAGGACATCACCCCGAAACCGCCCAGCTGGATCAGCACCATGATCACGACGTGCCCGAACGTTGTCCAGTAGACCGGCGTGTCCACGACGATTAGCCCGGTCACGCAGACCGCAGAGGTCGCCGTGAACAGCGCTTCAAGGAACGTGGCGCCGCCTGGGCCCTGCCTGGACATCGGCAACATTAGCACTGCGGTGCCGGCCAGGATCGCGCCGACAAAGCCGAGGGCTATGACCTGCGCCGGATGCCGCGGACGTACCCGTTGCAGGAGTGCTGCACCGGTGTCCGCCCTGGGCTTTAACCGGTCGAGGGTGCGCCCAAAGGTTCTGCCGACTCGGCCAGGCGTTGTGGTCTTGGCTCCTGGGGGCCTGTTGCGGGGCTCAACCAATGTGGGTCCCGGGTCGTCGCTGTGGGTCGGGTTCGTTTTGGTGGACAATCGCCCGCATCACGGGTGTGGTATCGCTTCGGCCGAGGAGCAGGTACCGCATCACATGGGACGACGGGTTCCACCACGGTGGCGGGCCTTCCGGAACAAGGAACTGGGTTAAACCACCCAAGGTAATTCTTCTTTCTAATGCAGTTTCTGACGCGATTGATCACACTACTCCGATGGTGGGGGCAAAACAGCGTAAAACAGCAGGTGGAGGCGTTAAGAAATCATCAAGAAGTGCCGTGGGCATCAGACAGACCGCGGACCGGCAGCAGCGTCCATGGGACCGCCGATTGGCACGGCCGACACATGTTGTTTAGTCTGTGAAATCGCGTCTGTTGAGCAGGCCGGTGGCTACGGCGGCCAAGACCGCCGCGGCTCCGGTAAGAAGGAGTGCTGCCCTGATGGCGGTAACGTCCAGGTCTTCGACAGGCAGCGCCGGGGAATGCCGGAAGGGAC belongs to Arthrobacter crystallopoietes and includes:
- a CDS encoding TrkH family potassium uptake protein; this encodes MQRVRPRHPAQVIALGFVGAILAGTAVLMLPMSRQGPGGATFLEALFTATSAVCVTGLIVVDTPVYWTTFGHVVIMVLIQLGGFGVMSFGALLGVLMAGRLGLRARISAAAETKSAGFGDVRRVLLGVLKISLITETVLAVILTLRFITGYGYPPGEALWHGVFHSVSSFNNAGFALYSDSLMGFVADPWICLPIAAAVIVGGLGFPVLFELARHYRRPIHWSMNTKLVLMGSAILLAGGSVFITAVEWTNRATLGALDPGTRVLAGFFQSVITRTAGFNSIDIGQMNPVSWLGIDIMMFIGGGPAGTAGGLKITTFAVLYFILYTEIRGEAAVNIFGKRLSRSVHRQAMTVVLLAIALVVTATMALMFLSDAGMEKLLFEAVSAFATVGLSTGITASLPPAGQVILIILMFVGRLGPVTLASALALRSRPILYEFPKERPLIG
- a CDS encoding M20 family metallo-hydrolase: MSATIVEPNPAAFTGDDAKFIEDFATLCTFGATANGGVHRLAGSAADGEQRTWLTRLLEQHGFRVEFDRIGNQFGLLELVPGAPYVLVGSHLDSQPTAGRYDGAYGVLAAAHAAIRVAAHSENGTSKPQYNLAVVNWFNEEGARFKPSMMGSSVYTGKLALEDALTTADPAGVTVGEALESIGCLGTGGGPEAAYCAEIHIEQGRSMEREGVTIGVVDSNWAANKYQLVVHGEQAHTGSTVIADRRDALLGASMLVVAAREIADRFPGVLHTSVGQLDVYPNSPVVVPSKVTLLLDLRSADEEVLAQADQLLHDRMAEIERLANVSVEKTSSHCWPVTPYQPEGVELSEKVAVDLGLPYGRVKTLAGHDSTNMKDIVPTVMLFVPSVEGISHNEHEYTRDEDIVAGLHVLTAVVQRLAEGELDGK
- a CDS encoding potassium channel family protein, with protein sequence MARIPFPARSFDRIAEADSVVVIGLGRFGGSLALELESLGTQVLGIDDSEETVQSFNGLLTHVVRADATKDEVLRQLSVPEFDRAVVGIGTDVEASILTTSRLLKFAKPGIWAKAISEPHAEILEQLGVHHVIRPEHDMGRRVAHLVRGAMLDYVEFEDNFVMIRTTPPAVAQDRPLEVLQLRSKYDITVVAVKRKGGQWEHTTPQTVLYDDDQVIVQGAKDKAEAFSALV